TCGTTTCGACGTCAGATTGAGCCGCGAGAATTTTGACGGTCGTGGGAGTGATGGCGGCCACCTGAAACTGGCCGTCGAGGGTATCGCCCAGATGAATGATATAGATCTCCTGGCCCTTGCCGAGAAAGGCTTGTTGTTCACCCTGACCCGCCAGATACCCAAGATAGCGGTACTGCGCCATCACTTCACGCAGTTGCTGCCGGGCGCGCTCCCGCGCCAGTCGCGCGGCCTGTTCGGCCACTACTTCCGGAGAGGGCATCGGGGGCGCGGGTGGAACCACCGGCATCGCGACCACCGGCACCGGGAGCGGAGGTGGCACCGCTTTCTTGTTCATCGCCGCCCTGACGAGGCGCTTGTCCGATGTAGGTGTCTCAGCGGCTTCGAAAATGTTGCGCTTCGGCGTCGACGGCAAGTGCGCCGCCACCATCCGCATCGGACGTAGCTCCAAGGCATCGTCCGTGACGGTCGGTGTTGCCGCCTTCGTCACACGCTGTCCAGACGTATAGGTCAATGGCACCTCACCCAACTCCGGCAGACTGCTGACCTGCACTGCGGCTACCGTCACCCACAGTCCCATCAGCCCACCCAGCATCACGTTCTTGCCCGGAACTCTCATGACAGACTCCCCGTCGGTGGATTCGGCCGCAAGAACGTCGCGACCGTGACATGAAACACCACTGAAGACGACCCCCCCTTGTCACTTTTCGCCGTTCGGCTCGCGTTGAGGCTTTCGATGACCACATAGGAGTCAGCCGACTCCAGTCGGTGAATGAAGCGATAGACCGCCGCATAGTCGCCGGTCACGGAAAACGAGATCGACGCCTTGACCGGCAGGCCATCGGCGTGTGAGCGCTCGACCGCATACTGCATCCCAGGAATGCTCACGCGCTCGGTGCGTCCCAGTTCAGAAATGGCGAGCGCCAATGAGGCAAACTCCGTCTCGGTCGGAAGGCCCCGCCAGACCTCGTCGAGCTTCAGCTTGATCGCCCACATCTCTTCCTGAGTCTTGCGTGTGGCCTGCAGTGCAGCCTGCGCTCGCACGGCGGTGTGATAGGCCGCTTCGGCTTGAGCAAGATGCTCCTGCGCAGGGCTCAGTCTGTAGAAGCCACTCGTCGCGGCAAGGAGACCGGCCACTATCGTGACACCCATGAGCGGCACGCAGGACAGGAGCAACGACCGGCTACATACGGGCAACGGTTTCTGTCTGAACAGATTCGCCATGCGTTCACCCTACAACGACGGTCGATAGCCGACGGTCAACTGAAAGTCAACGCCTCGGGCAGGTTGCAGGGTATCCGGCGTTGCCATGCTCGCCTGCGAGGCTCGCGCCGGCTGACTCTCCTGATGCTCAAGACGATGACTGGCCAACGCCGCATGCCGAAACGCCGCATGCTGTTCCAAATTGGTCATGAACGTATGGATGTCGTGCAGCGACGCCGCCGATCCATGCAGCGCCACCGTCGAGTCCTGAAAGTTCAATTGCACGGTGCGAAGGGCCATATGCGGAGGGATGGTGGTCTCCAAATCGGCCAACAAACGAGACCAGGAGAACGCCCGCTTCTCGGCGAGCTGGTTGACGAATCGCACCTCGCGCGTGATGGTCGCGATCTGCTCCACGGACAACGTCAGTCGCTCACGGGTCATGCGCTCTGCCCGGCTCGTATTGGCCTGATTCAACCGCTGCACCACGCCATCGAGATGTGTGGCGGTCTCCTCCATCACCACACTGTCGCTCCACCACTTGAGCGCAGCTGCCAATGAGGCACAGCACAGGACGACGGCCATCCACTGCATCACACGCAGGATGGCAATGGCCGTCGGCGTGATCGAGAGCGTGATGTAAGGCATGGAACGGCTCGCACTCGGCGAGCGCAGGAACGGAACCCATGCCACGCTCACCGGAGTTTTCATCATCCGACCACCGTCGCCATCGCCGAGAGTCCGTTCAAGGAGCCCGTCTGGTTGTTGAGATGGGCCGGAATCCTGTCCCATCCCAGTGGCACGATCTCGATCTGCCATCCACCCCGAGGGCCAGGCACCGTCACCGTCGCCTCGCCTCCGAGCAGCTGCGTGATCGAGGCTGTCGACTGAGTGCCGATCAGGTACAGGGGAAACGAGGACTCACCCGATTCAAGGACAGTCGTTGCCTGATCCGCCATGTACTGCAAAGTTCCGATCAGTTCGCGCCGAAGATCCTGCGTCCCACCGGTCATCGCCTTCGTGCGGAGACACACGGGTTGCCCCTGATCGAACAGCAGCAGCATGAACTCGTCCCCTGCCCAGTGCATCACGCACAGCCGTCGAGTTCCCGTCATCAGATGACGATAGAGGCCGATGAGTTGAAGGTGCGAAAATCCCAGTGAGACAGGGATGAGCCCAGCCCGCCCACAGACGTCCTCATATTGATCCAGAATTGTCTGACGCACTGCCACAGCCAGGACCTGGGTGCCTGTCCCGGCGGGGAAGAGCTGCAGCATCACCCGAGCATCGCCAATCGTTAGGTTGAGGTCCTCACGGAACCGCCACTTGATCAGGCCTGCTCGTTCTTCGGGATCGTCAGGGAATCGATCGAACGCAAACACCCCCATGTGCATCGCGCGATTGGGCACACTCAGGGCAATCGTCCGCTCGCTGAGCCCCTCGGTCAACGCGCGCAGCTCCTGCGCGAAGGCGTCCAGATCGGTGATGTGTGGCTCCGTGGCGGACACCTTCAGCACGCCACTGGGCAACGCACGCTCCCGCACCTGTTTCACGATCGGCCTACGGAACCAGGGCCGCCGCAGGGCCACCAGACTCAGTGTGGATGCAGACACACTGATGCCGACACGGGGACGATGGATCGGAAAGAGGGTGAGTCTCATACCACTACCCCAAGAATGTCATCCGATTGACTTCGCGCATGGTGGTCTCCCCGCGTCGGACCTTCTCCACGCCGGCTTGACGCAAATCGGTCATCCCCTGTTCGACCGCCGCGCGCCTGATCTCCGACGGGGGCCGTCGATCTAACATTAGTTCCCTGATTCGATCGGTGAGGGGCAGGAACTCCGTGATGGCATGGCGACCGCGATACCCCAGCCCATGACAGTCCAGGCACCCTTTGCCTTCATATACCGGACGGTCCCTAAACAGCTCATAATCAAAGCCCAGTTGTTCACATTGGGCCTGAGACACGGTGTGAGGAGCCTTACAGGATTCACAGATGGTACGGACGAGCCGTTGGGCCATGATGCAGTTCAGCGAGGAGACGAAGTTATAGGGCTCGATCCCCATATTGACGAACCGGCCGATCACATCAAAGGCATTGTTGGCGTGCACCGTAGAAAACACCAAGTGTCCCGTCAGGGCCGATTGGATCGCAATTTGCGCCGTCTCGGCATCACGAATCTCCCCCACCATGATTTTGTCAGGGTCGTGACGTAAAATGGACCGCAATCCCTTCGCGAAGGTGAGCCCCTTCTTCTCATTCACGGGAATTTGCACGACGCCCGCCAACTGATATTCGACCGGATCTTCAATCGTGATGATCTTGTCTTCCTTCGTGTTCACTTCGTTCAAGGCGGCATAGAGCGTCGTCGTCTTCCCGCTTCCTGTCGGGCCTGTCACCAGCACCATGCCGTAGGAGGCGGTGATGGCGCGGCGGAACCGATCCAAATCGTCTTTCTTCAGCCCCAGCGAGTCGAGATGCAGGCCGTTCCGTTTCGCGGCAAATTCTTCTTTGGCGAGAATGCGGATAACGACCGATTCCCCGAACGCGCTGGGGATCACGGAAATCCGGAAATCGATCGTGCGCCGATCGAGGCGGAGCTTAAACCGCCCATCTTGCGGAACCCGACGCTCCGCAATGTCGAGATCCGACATGACTTTGATGCGCGAGACGAGCGGATTGTGGAAGCGGAGATCCAAAGGCTCCATGGCCAGGTACAACACGCCGTCAATGCGATACTTCACCTCCGTGACGCCATCGGCCGGCTCGAGATGGATATCACTGGCTCGTTTCT
This genomic window from Nitrospira sp. CR1.1 contains:
- a CDS encoding pilus assembly protein PilB; protein product: MPTLVRQATLLDVLVRRGSLTAAQAQEASAQVSGPERQLHVSLVGAGLLTDIQLAEALAEQCGVSYHSLHEFRVDFEAFSFMPIEVMRQFECVPMGEEAGELLLALADPTDVRRLDHIERAVGRPCRILVAPRSAIAESLRESTRNSQVVAKIKDEFRPLLVHENDDGEEVLSVDKVQRDQSPIVQLVDTIILNALQKRASDIHLEPADGVTEVKYRIDGVLYLAMEPLDLRFHNPLVSRIKVMSDLDIAERRVPQDGRFKLRLDRRTIDFRISVIPSAFGESVVIRILAKEEFAAKRNGLHLDSLGLKKDDLDRFRRAITASYGMVLVTGPTGSGKTTTLYAALNEVNTKEDKIITIEDPVEYQLAGVVQIPVNEKKGLTFAKGLRSILRHDPDKIMVGEIRDAETAQIAIQSALTGHLVFSTVHANNAFDVIGRFVNMGIEPYNFVSSLNCIMAQRLVRTICESCKAPHTVSQAQCEQLGFDYELFRDRPVYEGKGCLDCHGLGYRGRHAITEFLPLTDRIRELMLDRRPPSEIRRAAVEQGMTDLRQAGVEKVRRGETTMREVNRMTFLG
- the pilO gene encoding type 4a pilus biogenesis protein PilO, yielding MANLFRQKPLPVCSRSLLLSCVPLMGVTIVAGLLAATSGFYRLSPAQEHLAQAEAAYHTAVRAQAALQATRKTQEEMWAIKLKLDEVWRGLPTETEFASLALAISELGRTERVSIPGMQYAVERSHADGLPVKASISFSVTGDYAAVYRFIHRLESADSYVVIESLNASRTAKSDKGGSSSVVFHVTVATFLRPNPPTGSLS